CGCCGCCCTCGCCGGCAAGCTGATCCAGCTGATCAGCCGGCCCGACACGTGGGGGCGGTTCGGCCGGAACGCGCGCGAACGGATCGAGACCGACTTCGACCGGAACGCCCAAACGGCCAAGCTCGAGGCGCTGTTCGATCGCATCATCGCATCGCATGCCGCGCTGGAGGCCGAACGGCGGGAACGCCCGCTTTTCAGCGTCGTCATCCCGACCTATAACCGGGAGAAATTCATCGGCCGCGCGATCCGCAGCGTGCTGAACCAAACGTGCGACGATTACGAAATCATCGTCGTCGACGACGGCTCGACCGACCGGACGCGCCGCGTCGTTCAGTCGTTCGGCGGCCGCGTCCGGTACATCCATCAGCCGAACCGCGGACCGTCCGAAGCGCGCAACACGGGCATCCGCGCCGCTCGGGGCGAGTTCATCGCGTTTCTCGATTCCGACGACCGGTTTCTCCCGAATAAGCTGGAAGCGAACCGCAAGTTTCTCGAGAAGCATCCGGAATGCAATTTCTTGTACTCATGGTATTACGACGTCAATCTTCGGCGGCGGAAGCTTCGCAAAGGGAAGCAGTACAAAGACTTGGATCAGTTCCGCTATCATTTGTACCGGCGCGATTTCACGATCCGCACGTCCACCGTCGTCGTGCATCGCAGCTGCTTCGAGAAGGCGGGCTTGTTCCATCCGAACTACCGCTATTCGCAGGATTGGGATATGTGGCTGCGGCTCGCCGCCCATTACCGCGGATTTTGCCAGCAGAAGGCGCTGGCCGTCTACCGCAGGCACGAACGCAAGCATCTGCCTTCCTCGAAGCGGCATCGGCGCATCCGGAGCGCCGCGCTGAAGCTGTACCGCTGGGGGGAGAAAGATCTCGCCGCGATCAGCAGCGGACGCAAGACGTCCGGCGCGAAGGCGTCGGCGGAAGCGCCGAATTTCGGCGCAAGACTATTCGGCATCCGAAGGGGGTTGCGTTCATGAAAGACACGGAACGGACAATGCTGCACCATAAATATTCGCTCGCCGACGGGCACGTAACGGCGCAAATTTTGAACGTGGAAGGGTATCGCGGCGTTTTCGTCACTAGAAAAAAGAAGGAGCTTCGCCCGGTCGGCAAGGACGTCGAGGTATGGTCGCTCGGCGACATCGAACGCAAACCGGACCTTTTGGAGAAGCGGCGCGTCGTAGGCATGCACGTGCATCACGGCACGCTCGCGTCGCCGTTCCATTTTTTGAAGAAGGAGCTCGGCCTCCCGTTGTTCGTCGGCTTCCGGGGCAACGACGCGACCGCGTATCCGAGGAAGAACGCGGAAAACCTGGAGTCGCTGCGCAAGCTGTTCAAGCTCGCGGACCGATTTTTCCCGGTATGCGAGCATCTGAAGCGCGAAATTATGCGTCTCGGCTGCCCGGAGGAGAAAATCCGGGTGCTGTACGGCGGCGTCGACCTGAACCGGTTCGAGTTTCGGCCGCGGACCGTGGAGGCGGACGAGAAGCTCCGCGTGCTCGCGGTCGGGCGCTTCGTAGAGAAGAAAGGCTTCGACGTGCTGATTCAGGCGTTCGCCGAGCTGAAGCGGCGGCGCGAGAAAGCGAAACTCGTCTTGATCGGCGAGGGGCCGTTGGAACCGCAGTACCGAAAGCTGATCGACCGCGCCGGCCTCGGCAAAAGCGTTAAGCTGATCCCGTGGGTCGACTATCGAAGCATTCACGAGGCGTATGCGAAATCCCACATCTTCTGCGCGCCGAGCGTCACCGACGCGAACGGCAATCAAGAGGGCATTCCGAACACGCTGAAGGAAGCGATGGCTACCGGCATGCCGGTCGTTTCGACGAAGCATGCGGGCATTCCGGAGCTGGTCGAGCATCGGAAATCCGGCCTGCTCGTCCCGGAGCGCGACGCGAAGAAGCTGGCGGAAGCGCTCGTGTGGATGGCGGAGCATCCCGAGTGGTGGTCGGAATTCGGAGGCAACGCGAGAAAGAAGGTCGAGCGGGATTTCAATTTGCGGACGCAGCTCGGCAAGCAGAAGAATTTTTACGACGAAGTGATCGGTAACCGGTCGTAAAGCGGAGGAATTACGAAGAATTACGGGGGAGGCGGGGCAGCCTCCTCTTGTTTTCGTTCCGTCGTCGGACGAGCCGCCCCGCGCCGCGGACGTCACCGCGGCAGATGCATTTGGGAATGGTCGCCCACCCATAGTCTCGCGCGCTTCGGCGGCTGCGATTGGCCGATCACGCGCGCGTCGGCGCCGATTAAGCTTTCGTCGATGCGGGTAGGCACGTTATCGAGCACCGCATGCTCCATGACGATGCTGTTCTCCACCTCGCTGCCGCGGACGACCGCATGGTCGGCGATCGCCGTGTACGGGCCGATGTAGCTGTTCTCGATCCGGCATCCTCGGCCGATGACGACGGGACCGCGGATGACGCTGTCGATGATTACGGTATTCTCGCCGACGACGACCGGGCTCGTGACGTTGGAGCGGGCGTCGATGTCGCCCTTCACTCGCAGCCCTTCGAGCCGCCTCAAAAAGTGCTGGTTGCACAAGATCAAATCCTTCGGCTGACCGGTGTCCTTCCACCAATACGGCGAGCGGAACACCCCGACCTGCCGGCCGTCCTCCACCAGCTTTTGGATCGCGTCGGTCAGCTCGTATTCGCCCCGCGCCGACGGACGCAGTCCCGCGATCGCGCGGAAAATCGACGCGCGGAACAAGTACACTCCGTTGATGGCGAGATTGCTCGGCGGGTGCTTCGGCTTCTCGACCACTCGGACGAGACGGTCGCCGTCGAGCTGCACGACGCCGAACTGCTCCGGACGGTCGACCGGGCTGACGGACACGAGGCCTTCGAGCCGTTCGAGCCGGAACCGCTCGATCAGCGGCGAGAGCGGGCCGTCGATGACGTTGTCGCCTAAATACAACAGAAAGTCGTCGCCCCCCACGTAGTCCTCCGCCACCCTCACGGCGTCCGCGAGCCCGAGCGGCTCCGGCTGTTCGACCAGCGTAATCTTGATATTCCAC
This DNA window, taken from Paenibacillus sp., encodes the following:
- a CDS encoding glycosyltransferase, translating into MPISETFIYGELLHLKRYEPHVFCEKRINKAQMPFDRVTVDPSGKELERRVRRRDFALLHARFGMAGVKLAPLRAKWNVPLVTSFHGCDAPGAKRMRKQRKKLLELFAAGDCFTVPCAAMKAELLRYGCPEEKVVVHYSGIDLERFPFRERTPPERGPIRLLYVGRMVEKKGADVLLHAFRLVREAFPNVRLTMVGEGKLLPSMRRLAAKLRLTRYVEFTGALTHREVAKQLLSAHLFCLPSMRDSEGSIEGIPNALKEAMATGLPVVSTFHSGIPELIEDGISGLLVPENDPAALAGKLIQLISRPDTWGRFGRNARERIETDFDRNAQTAKLEALFDRIIASHAALEAERRERPLFSVVIPTYNREKFIGRAIRSVLNQTCDDYEIIVVDDGSTDRTRRVVQSFGGRVRYIHQPNRGPSEARNTGIRAARGEFIAFLDSDDRFLPNKLEANRKFLEKHPECNFLYSWYYDVNLRRRKLRKGKQYKDLDQFRYHLYRRDFTIRTSTVVVHRSCFEKAGLFHPNYRYSQDWDMWLRLAAHYRGFCQQKALAVYRRHERKHLPSSKRHRRIRSAALKLYRWGEKDLAAISSGRKTSGAKASAEAPNFGARLFGIRRGLRS
- a CDS encoding glycosyltransferase, producing the protein MKDTERTMLHHKYSLADGHVTAQILNVEGYRGVFVTRKKKELRPVGKDVEVWSLGDIERKPDLLEKRRVVGMHVHHGTLASPFHFLKKELGLPLFVGFRGNDATAYPRKNAENLESLRKLFKLADRFFPVCEHLKREIMRLGCPEEKIRVLYGGVDLNRFEFRPRTVEADEKLRVLAVGRFVEKKGFDVLIQAFAELKRRREKAKLVLIGEGPLEPQYRKLIDRAGLGKSVKLIPWVDYRSIHEAYAKSHIFCAPSVTDANGNQEGIPNTLKEAMATGMPVVSTKHAGIPELVEHRKSGLLVPERDAKKLAEALVWMAEHPEWWSEFGGNARKKVERDFNLRTQLGKQKNFYDEVIGNRS
- a CDS encoding glucose-1-phosphate thymidylyltransferase; translated protein: MKGLLLCAGRGSRLRPLTFSRPKHLLPVMNKPVLFYGIESMVRAGIADIAVVVPPGYRKSFDEALRGGAPWNIKITLVEQPEPLGLADAVRVAEDYVGGDDFLLYLGDNVIDGPLSPLIERFRLERLEGLVSVSPVDRPEQFGVVQLDGDRLVRVVEKPKHPPSNLAINGVYLFRASIFRAIAGLRPSARGEYELTDAIQKLVEDGRQVGVFRSPYWWKDTGQPKDLILCNQHFLRRLEGLRVKGDIDARSNVTSPVVVGENTVIIDSVIRGPVVIGRGCRIENSYIGPYTAIADHAVVRGSEVENSIVMEHAVLDNVPTRIDESLIGADARVIGQSQPPKRARLWVGDHSQMHLPR